The following are encoded in a window of Deltaproteobacteria bacterium genomic DNA:
- a CDS encoding DUF4198 domain-containing protein: MKRVRLLLLIGLMVFALSVPAFAHFQMIYTPESALTKGGKIDFKLVFTHPFEAGHTMDMGTPEGFFVVHKGKKKDLKGSLKSIIWRSLTNEGKAFKTSYKLRGMGDYVFCLVPAPYYEKSEDIYMQQITKMIVNVAGLPTDWDAEIGLAAEIVPLDKPYALWTGNVFRGVVNCDGKPVPFAEVEVEYLNHDVMGNAFAKKAKVEAPQDAFVTQTIKADANGVFTFGIPKAGWWGFAALGVGPKKEYKGKEFSQDAIIWIQARDME, from the coding sequence ATGAAAAGGGTAAGGTTGTTGTTACTGATTGGGTTGATGGTCTTTGCGTTGAGTGTCCCTGCCTTTGCCCATTTCCAGATGATTTACACCCCGGAGAGTGCCCTGACCAAAGGAGGGAAGATAGACTTCAAGCTGGTCTTTACTCATCCCTTTGAGGCCGGGCATACCATGGATATGGGCACCCCTGAGGGGTTTTTTGTCGTCCATAAGGGGAAGAAAAAGGATCTTAAGGGGAGTCTTAAGTCCATCATCTGGAGGAGCCTGACAAACGAGGGCAAGGCCTTTAAGACTTCTTACAAACTCAGAGGGATGGGGGACTATGTATTTTGCCTCGTCCCTGCACCCTACTACGAAAAGTCAGAGGATATCTATATGCAACAGATCACAAAGATGATCGTGAACGTGGCTGGTCTTCCCACTGATTGGGACGCAGAGATAGGGCTTGCGGCTGAGATCGTCCCCCTTGACAAGCCCTATGCCCTCTGGACAGGAAACGTATTTAGGGGCGTTGTGAATTGCGATGGCAAGCCCGTCCCCTTTGCCGAGGTCGAGGTGGAGTATCTGAACCACGATGTTATGGGTAATGCCTTCGCCAAAAAAGCTAAAGTTGAAGCGCCTCAGGATGCCTTTGTTACCCAGACCATCAAGGCAGACGCCAACGGTGTATTCACCTTTGGTATCCCCAAAGCCGGCTGGTGGGGGTTTGCTGCCCTTGGTGTAGGTCCAAAGAAAGAATACAAGGGCAAGGAGTTCTCCCAGGACGCTATCATTTGGATCCAGGCAAGGGACATGGAATGA